The region CTCATAAAGAACATTCCGAGTAAAGGAATCAATGGCAAATAAAGAAGTGGAGAAACCCATCTCCATCCTTTTAAAGAATGAGAAAGTTTTCGGACCGCAAAGAAACCAGGGTATCTCATATTTCCGGAGATAAGCTGCACATTGCCTGCGACTAATTTAGGTTCTAAACTTGGATGTAGTTCTTTCAAATCTTGAGAAGATAGATCTCTGAAACTTACAAATTTTATGTCTTTGTCCAAAGACAGTCCGGATAATTTAGAAGCAAGGCCGGA is a window of Leptospira hartskeerlii DNA encoding:
- a CDS encoding DCC1-like thiol-disulfide oxidoreductase family protein; the encoded protein is MEQNVFLYDGDCDFCSGLASKLSGLSLDKDIKFVSFRDLSSQDLKELHPSLEPKLVAGNVQLISGNMRYPGFFAVRKLSHSLKGWRWVSPLLYLPLIPLLGMFFMSLLKSIRSKV